In Candidatus Eremiobacteraceae bacterium, one DNA window encodes the following:
- the rsmB gene encoding 16S rRNA (cytosine(967)-C(5))-methyltransferase RsmB, with translation MTAREVALRALMQGGDASATLDRMLVEARLDGRDRAFATELAHGTLKRRRTLAWAVQTCLNKPFDKLDRLLQWVLLLGAYQILYLERVPVHSAVDESVALARRLGHAGLASTTNAVLRRLSRERPQPPLPAPEGGAVALGLYASLPDWIAQSFIDRFGFDEAVRIGAGINGPPRRALRTDLSQWTDAQARNALEQAGFETAYGQLGIPECIVIENASRGDRKVFERYIADGRLTVQSEESQFAVQLLDPKAGETILDVCAGRGVKTGMIAARMSGRGRIVAVDDDATKLKALQAGTARLATPIAVIRANARADYATGIEAGADAALVDAPCSGLGILGRRADARWRKDPGDPVRFGAIQRDVLAHAAGNVRPGGRLLYVTCSTARTEDEDVVDAFLRGNQEWRARPLALPDASGVTHADGGVLSEPGINGADGFFYAMLERAPR, from the coding sequence ATGACCGCGCGCGAAGTCGCGCTTCGAGCGCTTATGCAAGGCGGCGACGCATCCGCAACGCTGGACCGCATGCTTGTTGAAGCCCGCCTTGACGGGCGCGATCGCGCCTTTGCCACCGAACTCGCCCATGGCACGCTGAAACGTCGTCGCACTCTCGCATGGGCGGTGCAGACCTGCCTGAACAAACCGTTCGACAAACTCGACCGCTTGTTGCAGTGGGTGCTGCTGCTGGGCGCATATCAGATCCTGTATCTCGAGCGCGTGCCGGTCCACAGCGCCGTCGACGAAAGCGTCGCGCTCGCGCGCCGGCTCGGACATGCCGGCCTGGCCTCAACAACCAATGCGGTGCTGCGCCGCCTGAGCCGCGAGCGTCCGCAACCGCCGCTGCCCGCTCCCGAAGGCGGCGCGGTTGCGTTGGGCCTGTACGCTTCGTTGCCCGACTGGATCGCGCAATCGTTCATCGACCGATTCGGCTTCGACGAGGCGGTGCGCATCGGGGCCGGCATCAATGGGCCGCCGCGGCGCGCGCTGCGCACGGACTTGTCGCAATGGACCGATGCGCAAGCGCGCAACGCGCTCGAGCAGGCGGGATTTGAGACCGCCTACGGCCAGCTCGGCATTCCCGAATGCATCGTCATCGAGAACGCATCGCGCGGTGACCGCAAAGTCTTCGAACGCTATATCGCGGACGGCCGGCTCACTGTGCAAAGCGAAGAGAGCCAGTTCGCCGTGCAGCTCCTGGATCCGAAAGCAGGCGAGACGATTCTTGACGTGTGCGCGGGACGCGGCGTGAAGACAGGCATGATCGCAGCGCGCATGAGCGGTCGTGGGCGCATCGTCGCGGTCGACGACGACGCCACCAAATTGAAGGCATTGCAGGCCGGCACCGCTCGTCTGGCCACGCCGATCGCCGTGATCCGCGCCAACGCTCGCGCGGACTATGCGACCGGCATCGAGGCGGGCGCGGACGCCGCACTTGTTGACGCGCCATGTTCGGGTCTAGGGATTCTCGGACGCCGCGCAGACGCGCGCTGGCGCAAGGACCCAGGCGATCCGGTGCGCTTCGGCGCCATCCAGCGTGACGTGCTGGCACATGCCGCGGGCAACGTGCGTCCGGGCGGCCGCCTGCTGTACGTGACCTGTTCGACCGCGCGGACCGAGGACGAGGATGTCGTCGACGCGTTCCTGCGTGGCAACCAAGAGTGGCGCGCCCGGCCGCTCGCGTTGCCCGATGCGTCCGGCGTCACACACGCGGACGGCGGCGTATTGAGTGAGCCAGGCATCAACGGCGCCGACGGATTCTTCTACGCGATGCTCGAACGCGCGCCACGATGA
- a CDS encoding FHA domain-containing protein, producing the protein MIQDALAVRWESLAMALGALALALWAFRSPAAAQQVDQPEHSDAVVLRVQRPGQGADTLEARDGCLLGRGRDCDIAFDDASVSKMHARLHVAEGVATIEDLDSTNGTLLNGKRLDGMAPLRRGDRIGLGTNQIVYLGAPSHEDV; encoded by the coding sequence ATGATCCAAGATGCGCTCGCAGTACGATGGGAATCGCTGGCCATGGCGCTCGGCGCGCTGGCGCTGGCGCTGTGGGCATTTCGTTCACCGGCCGCCGCGCAGCAGGTCGACCAGCCCGAACACAGCGACGCCGTGGTCTTGCGAGTCCAGCGGCCGGGCCAGGGAGCCGATACGCTTGAGGCTCGCGACGGCTGCCTGCTGGGACGAGGGCGCGATTGTGACATCGCCTTTGACGACGCTAGCGTCTCGAAGATGCACGCCCGGCTGCACGTGGCCGAGGGCGTCGCGACCATTGAGGACCTCGATTCCACCAATGGAACCTTGCTCAACGGCAAGCGCCTGGACGGCATGGCGCCGCTGCGCCGCGGGGACAGGATTGGTTTGGGAACCAACCAAATAGTCTACCTAGGAGCGCCATCTCATGAGGATGTCTAG
- a CDS encoding protein phosphatase 2C domain-containing protein, translating into MEVGVATDVGAGQRSNEDAWSAEQLHKNVTLLAVADGFGRAHGVPAATLVLETVRDAVRRELRRATFPSRTLSPTDVRQLLVSAFTEANDRLYRLGGGSDDCVTTASTCTAVLIINDQAFIAHIGDSRAYLLRRNELVALTNDESIVPELVRSGGRTPRPGKGRSSRPLLMRALGIEDAVAVAPKVSHYTLHQRDAIALLTDGAHRAVPLADLQPALTNRDSADASAQRVVALARIAGGADNATVLLARDATVHGSAADQARAPRRRFTLRATLLVAAALLIIAAAGIIAWWFSDGHLYLTTDETGKVVLYAGSPASVYGVPLHVTRKTYDVTAQSLPPAAQHELESGVRVRGPSAADDYLRAQPRH; encoded by the coding sequence ATGGAGGTCGGCGTAGCCACCGACGTCGGCGCGGGGCAGCGGTCGAACGAAGACGCTTGGAGCGCAGAGCAGCTCCATAAGAACGTCACGCTGCTTGCCGTGGCAGATGGATTCGGTCGCGCCCATGGCGTGCCGGCGGCGACGCTCGTGCTCGAAACCGTCCGCGATGCGGTGCGCCGCGAATTGCGCCGCGCCACGTTCCCCTCCCGCACGCTGAGCCCCACCGATGTCCGCCAGCTCTTGGTGAGCGCCTTCACCGAGGCGAACGACCGGCTCTACCGGCTCGGCGGCGGCAGCGACGACTGCGTCACGACCGCCTCGACGTGCACGGCCGTCCTCATCATCAACGATCAGGCCTTCATCGCGCATATCGGCGACTCGCGCGCTTATCTCTTGCGCCGCAACGAGCTCGTCGCGCTGACCAACGACGAGTCGATCGTGCCCGAGCTGGTGCGCAGCGGCGGCCGCACGCCTCGGCCGGGCAAGGGGCGCTCGTCGCGCCCGCTGCTCATGCGCGCGTTGGGCATCGAAGACGCGGTGGCGGTCGCTCCGAAAGTCTCGCACTACACGCTGCACCAACGCGATGCGATCGCGCTGTTGACGGACGGCGCGCATCGCGCCGTGCCGCTCGCCGATCTGCAGCCGGCACTGACCAACCGCGACAGCGCCGACGCGAGCGCGCAGCGCGTCGTCGCGCTTGCACGCATCGCGGGCGGCGCCGACAACGCCACGGTATTGCTGGCTCGCGACGCGACGGTGCACGGCTCGGCGGCGGATCAGGCGCGCGCACCGCGGCGCCGCTTTACGCTTCGGGCGACGCTGCTCGTCGCCGCGGCGCTGCTCATCATCGCGGCCGCGGGAATCATCGCGTGGTGGTTTAGCGACGGCCATCTGTATCTGACCACCGACGAGACAGGCAAGGTCGTCCTGTACGCAGGCTCACCAGCGAGCGTCTATGGCGTTCCACTGCACGTGACGCGGAAAACCTACGATGTGACGGCACAGTCTTTGCCGCCAGCCGCGCAGCACGAGCTCGAGTCTGGCGTGCGGGTGCGTGGGCCGAGCGCCGCCGACGACTACCTGCGCGCGCAACCCCGACACTAG